Proteins from one Camelina sativa cultivar DH55 chromosome 8, Cs, whole genome shotgun sequence genomic window:
- the LOC104707667 gene encoding ankyrin repeat-containing protein ITN1-like yields MANLSASTSANPEIESRVPDETRTARSRSLYPDNEEFLYTCAPMSRAAMRGDWNAASTIINGCNEIVRTAITIDFDTPLHVASSMNQVAFVRELLKKLQNNDLALRNRFGFTALYSAAQSGATEIVEMMIDRNPSLAQIPGNEGDLPLLIAIMLGHKETASLLFERTNFNIINNEMLTKLFHNLIYSDFFDFAVRLLDRTSTVAASQDSNGYTALHLMALKPYALSPNRMLSNFFRGERMSSSARELIENLWNHFVNQHGTFTSFTQPKNMLFDAASVGNAEFLAIIISKFPDLIWFVNEKNQSIFHVAAENRHEGVFGLIFDLGPAKSRILDLIDNTGCNILHLTARLPPYDRLQVVSGAAFQMQRELLWFEAVKNMVPPRCIESNTSEHNTPDVIFTEEHQALRKEGEKWLKGASTTCMIVATLIATLVFATSISVPGGFNKDAYPVFAGSKWFQTFYGAATVAFICSSLAIILFMSILTSRNFSNEFRTMLPSSLMLGLLMLFVSIVAMVVAFCGAVIVMHHSKIAWRAGTLVCLALFTGISFIAMHLKLLVGMIRASYWSKFFLQHRRRRFL; encoded by the exons ATGGCGAATCTCTCTGCTTCTACATCGGCGAACCCAGAGATAGAGTCTAGAGTACCTGACGAAACTCGAACAGCTCGTAGTCGTAGCTTATACCCCGATAACGAAG AGTTTCTCTATACATGTGCTCCAATGAGTCGCGCTGCAATGAGAGGGGATTGGAACGCAGCCAGCACAATAATTAATGGTTGCAACGAGATAGTTCGCACAGCCATTACTATTGATTTTGATACTCCTCTGCATGTAGCATCTTCAATGAATCAAGTAGCATTTGTCAGAGAACTTTTGAAGAAGCTGCAGAATAATGATTTGGCTCTTCGAAACAGATTCGGTTTCACAGCACTCTATTCTGCAGCTCAGTCAGGGGCTACAGAGATTGTTGAGATGATGATTGACAGGAACCCTAGTCTTGCACAGATACCTGGAAATGAGGGAGACCTTCCACTGTTGATTGCAATCATGCTTGGGCACAAGGAGACAGCTTCACTTCTCTTCGAGAGAACAAACTTCAATATCATTAACAATGAGATGTTGACAAAGCTCTTTCATAATCTCATATATTCAGATTTCTTTG ATTTTGCTGTGAGGCTGTTGGATAGAACGAGCACAGTAGCTGCCTCTCAAGATTCCAACGGCTATACAGCTTTGCACTTGATGGCTTTAAAGCCTTATGCTCTCTCGCCTAACCGCA TGTTGTCCAATTTCTTCCGTGGAGAAAGAATGTCATCCTCAGCTCGGGAACTGATAGAAAATCTATGGAACCATTTTGTGAATCAACATGGCACCTTCACTTCATTTACACAGCCAAAAAATATGCTTTTTGACGCTGCAAGTGTTGGGAACGCAGAGTTTCTAGCTATTATCATCTCCAAGTTCCCAGATCTCATTTGGTTTGTTAATGAGAAGAACCAAAGCATATTCCACGTAGCTGCGGAAAACCGTCATGAGGGcgtatttggtttgatcttcgACCTAGGTCCTGCAAAGAGTAGAATTCTAGACTTAATTGATAACACAGGTTGCAACATATTGCATCTTACGGCAAGGCTACCTCCATATGATCGGCTTCAAGTAGTATCCGGAGCAGCTTTTCAGATGCAGCGCGAGCTGCTTTGGTTTGAG gCCGTGAAAAATATGGTACCCCCTAGATGCATAGAAAGCAATACTAGTGAGCATAATACACCAGATGTCATATTCACAGAGGAGCATCAGGCTCTGCggaaagaaggagagaagtgGCTAAAAGGGGCATCAACTACGTGCATGATCGTTGCAACTCTGATTGCTACTTTGGTATTTGCTACTTCTATATCTGTCCCTGGTGGATTCAACAAAGATGCATATCCCGTTTTTGCGGGCAGCAAATGGTTTCAGACATTTTACGGTGCAGCTACTGTGGCATTCATCTGCTCATCACTGGCCATTATACTCTTCATGTCAATATTGACATCCAGGAATTTTTCTAACGAATTCCGGACGATGCTTCCTTCGAGCCTGATGTTGGGACTTCTCATGCTGTTCGTATCTATAGTAGCAATGGTCGTAGCCTTTTGTGGCGCCGTGATAGTTATGCACCATTCAAAGATTGCTTGGAGGGCTGGCACTTTAGTGTGTTTGGCTCTCTTCACCGGGATATCATTCATAGCAATGCATCTAAAACTCCTCGTTGGTATGATCCGTGCATCGTATTGGTCCAAATTCTTCTTGCAGCATAGACGTCGACGTTTTCTGTAG
- the LOC104707670 gene encoding LOW QUALITY PROTEIN: uncharacterized protein LOC104707670 (The sequence of the model RefSeq protein was modified relative to this genomic sequence to represent the inferred CDS: inserted 2 bases in 1 codon; substituted 1 base at 1 genomic stop codon): protein MSKDKIIMFSYELSSSSPIDVNKEEIPEVQNIFQSGEDEEETSLGKRKINTIIKKDDEREVKRIAFSQEPLQEXKEEDIDMTEXDTEREDHRVNDKIMEDNVHEEEYVVDFGGFF, encoded by the exons ATGTCAAAAGACAAGATCATTATGTTTTCCTATGAACTCTCAAGCTCTTCTCCTATCGATGTAAACAAAGAAGAGATCCCAGAAgtgcaaaatatttttcaatccggagaagatgaagaagaaacttctTTAGGCAAGAGAAAGATAA ATACGATTATtaagaaagatgatgaaagaGAAGTAAAAAGAATAGCCTTCTCTCAAGAACCtctacaaga aaaagaagaagacattgataTGACCGAATAAGATACAGAAAGAGAGGATCATAGAGTTAACGACAAGATCATGGAAGATAATGTTCATGAAGAAGAGTATGTCGTTGATTTTGGTGGATTCTTTTGA